The DNA sequence GTATTTTAGATTTTATCAGTGATGATAACTGAATGCTACTCAAGAGATTGACACATTGCAAAatgtttttcaatattttcaccTGGAGACAATCTTCAATACTTGTTGTGCCTTGTTGTCTTGCTTCCTTTTTATGGGTTGGTTCTGGATGTCCAGATATCTTACAGATGTTGAACATCACAGGCTTTCCACTGATGGGATCAAGGAACTTGTAAACTATCAGACCATATCTCCAAAGACTCTGGCCAAGTCAATTCTTTCAAAGGGCGGGTGGTCGGACTTCTTGGTACTTGATTCCGATATTGTGATTCTTAGACTGATGATGCAACAGCAGTAGCTTATTGTTTGTTTCTTCTcagaattaaaagaaagaagTCTATTGCTATATGCTGgcttattgcttttttttttttatgttccaaTGCAGTGCTTGGGAAAGAAAAGTCAGCAGCCTGTGGATGTTGCTCTTGTTTTTCTTGGTAGAGAGGTTAGAATTCTCGAACTTATTTTGATTTGACTTGTCATTTAGAATAATGGAATTCCTTTTCCTTAGCATACATTAAACTTCGGTATTTTGCATATGATGCATATAGTTTTTCCCTCCATTGGGCATATGGAAGCAATGCTTAATAATGTAGTTTGACATTCATAAATTTTAGGATGCCCTGTAAACCTTGTAACAATTACTTTGCattgttcatttttattttgttacgtTTGTTTACCAAAAGGTGCAATCTTTGGATATCTCTGCTAACAACCATGTGGATCCAGCTCTAGTAGACTTGCTTAAGGTAAATAAAGCCTACCTTCAGTCAAATGGATATCGTGGCTGGCAAGTTACTCAGACTTTGATTGATTCAacttttccaattaatcaaaagTTCAAACCTTCAACAGGTCTCTTTTACAAGGTCTAATTTTTCAATGGCGTTTCCTTACGTTGCTGCCATTGAGGAGGAGACAGTGGAAACTTCGTTGATATCTGGTTTCACTGAAACTTGTGGTCAAGATTTAGAGACCAGTAGCATTGCTCTTCTCGGATCATGCTCCTTACAGGGGGACAATTACCATAAACTTTCTGACCTGCAGTCGCTCAATGTAAATTGAACAATCATTCAAGCTTTTATCTGTAAATTCCATGACTCCCACAAATTACTGATGACTCTATTCATAATGATGAACAGGATTATCTAGCTTccagaaaggaaaagagacCTGAAGGGAAGGCAGATCTTGTTATGTTTTGCCATGAAGCATCTGGTCTTTCGCCTGAATCTGAAGTACTGCCTTCAGAAAGTATGTTTTTCGGTTTTCAAAACTAAAGTTTGGCCATTATCATTAGTTTTGgtttttcaattgatttctcCATACAGTTTTCATTTCCCGGAAAAATGCTTAGAAGTATTGTGATGAGCTGTGCAGGTGAAATTTTCTCTGAACTTCTTCTATCCATGGAGCGGTCCGGGCAGAAATTTGCTTCTCTCTATGTTTCACGTCCTTATAGCTCAGTTCAGTATCCTTCTCTTCGGGAAGTAGAAAGGTTTCTTGCTGAAGGCAGTGCTGGGAATGCATCGCCCAATTCAACATGCGAGGGAGTTTGCCAGATCAAATCATCACTCATAGAAGGACTTTTTGTTGTAAGTTCTTGCAGGTTTCCTTAGATGTGCTTACTCGTTTGTCTTGAATGTCAAATGTTTACTTTTGGAGTTTCATGCACTGTTGCATCTTTATAGCAACCATCGCATGAGAGATGAATGGCTTAAGGTTCCATTGCCGCTGTAGCTATCATATACAGCAACAATAAGCATCATGCGATAACACCCTGCCTGTTTCTGTTGaattttgttttggcttttcaatttttgttaaaattgGAGCCTGTCcatttgggataaaggtgatgttgatggtGTTGATGTTGGAGCCTGTCCATCCAGTACGATGAGCCACTCCAATGATATCATATGCATGCACGTCCCTGTTATTTCAAGCTCAAATGCTTTCTTATAGTTGAAATAGTGCAGCTAAATGTAGTGCACTTATGATGCATCTGGAATCTAAGCGGCAGCATCTAAAATTCCATGATACATTCACACATAGGACGAACTTCTGTTCTATGCACGTCAATACACATAAATTagaatttttgtttatgtttgatGGGTTACTCTTTTCCTCCCCCAACCTCGACCTCATATAACCGTTCATCTCATTTAAAGTATGACATCCTTATACCAGTGCTTCTCTGATGCTTCAGGGGCTTGTCTTGCTTGTAATCTTAATATCTGGCCTTAGTTGCATGATGGGCATTCAAACTCCAACAAGATTCGAGGTGCCTCAAGAGTCCTGAGTTCTCAGTTCAGTGTTTTATCGTGGCAGCGTGCCGCCAGATGTACTGAAAGGTGCCCGCAAGTTAATATTTGTAATAGCCTGTCCATCTGCTTATATTTGTTAAATGGTTCGTTTGTATCTGGCATATTTGAATAGAGTTCGGTCTTTTTGTACCCTTCGGATCACTTAATTTCTATCCCAGGAATCATAAATGAGTCGTTGAGGGCATGTGGATGAAAGAATTAATCTAGCCTGTTTGCATTGACTTTTTGCTTTTCGCAGCATCTGAAATTTGCAACTCACGTACTCTAGACTTCTTTAAATCAATAACTCCTGAAACACGTATTCATATACAACCTTTTTCACagttttttgaaattcaaatagTATTGTAACCTCTGATGGGAAAGTAAAattattccttttgtttttgctatgAGCGTAAGAGAACTTCAAGCTAAATTATGTCTGAGTAATTGCATGACTATAAAACACCTCTTCACAAGTCAAGCCCAAAATGTGGTATTAAAATCGTCTTGGATAAGCTGGTTACCTTCAATTTTTCTTGCTGAAAAAATAAATCCagcttaaaaagaaaatggtacTGAAACAACAAAAAAGTGACGTATGCTCTTGAGCCATTTGGCCACTATTTCTATTTGTGAATACTACGTAGTACGTAACATTCTATCGTTGAAAAAACTTTATCTATAGCtggtttattttctttgcaaaggaaaaaacaaagaacaaaaatgtTGTCTCAAATGGCATGTTCGCGGGCAGGCTCCTTAGCCAGTTCAACAAGTATGCTTCCTGCaaaacggagagagagagagagagagagagagagagagagggactaGCTTCACCATGCGATGACCCCCAAACCAACCAATTTTCGGTTGACTGGACTCTGCAGTTTGGGCATGGAAGAGTGCAGTAAAGCCAAAGCCAGACTGATTCCAAAGAAGTTTGCAGCAACACCTCCTCAAGCATGGGAAGTGCCAGTCTTTACACACCCTTACCGATCAGTTTATATGAATCCACATCGAGGATATACCTCTTTCGAGTTCTATTCTACATGCCTGAACAATAATTGAACAAAGAGGTTAGCCGGGATGGAGATTTACAAGGAAACAGATGCCGTGACAGAAAAAATTAGACAACAGCAACCGAACATTATAGATTTCCACAGATTACTAGCCCGTCGAGTGGGCACAGCAAGGATGACTGCACTGCAAGTGAACTCCAACAGTGGCCTCAACTTCTCAAGCTTGATGCTAATTTCCAGAAGTGAATACAGATTTTCAGGCTTAATGCTGTCAATGTAGCGGCACTTTTTAAGAGTTTGACACTGTGACGCAAGCGCACCACACCGTCACATTGAGGCAGTAAATCATACAATCTCTTCTGGACCTTCATCTGCCCTCATTTGTCCATTTATCGTGTGCAGTACTTCATTAATCACATCCGCCGGATGGTTTGACAAGTCGTCTGCTGCAAATTCATGAACTTTGTCGTTCAGTTCTATGGAACTCTTACCAGGCATCTTCTCAGTGCCTGTCATCCTCATTGCCTTCCTTATCGACCTAGATTCGTTCCATCTTCCTAGACCGGCGTATATGTTAGATAGAAGTGAAAAGTTACCACTGTTCTCAGGCTCCAAGTGTATCAATTGCTGCAGAGCCTGTTCTCCAAGATCAGGGTCCCCATAAATATTAGAAGCAGCAAGAAGTGATCCCCATATGGCGGCATTTGCTTCGAAAGGCATACCCTTAACTAGCTGCTCTGCATCTTGTAAATAACCACGCCGTCCAAGTAAATCGATCATGCATCCGTACTGCTCAATCTTTGGGTCAATTCCGTACCTCGAGGGCATCATGGCAAAGAACCCTCGACCGAGCTTGACCATTCCACTATGGCTGCAAGCGGAGAGGACCGCCGTGAAAGTGATCTCATTGGGCTTAAGTTTAGCCCTTTCCATTCTAGAGAACATTTCAAGGGCTTCTCTTCCCCTGCCATGCATGGCCAGTCCCGCGATTATAGTCGTCCAACTGACTACACTCTTCCCCGTCATGCCTTCAAAGACTTGTAGAGCCTTCCCTATGCTGCCTGATTTCGCAAACGTGTCTATGAGTGCATTATTAAGCTGCACAGTTCGATTTAGCCCGCGTTTGTTGATGTAGCTATCAATCCATTCCCCGAGTGCAAGCGAGCCCAGCTGCGTGCAAGCGGACAGCGCCGCCAACATCGAAACTTCATCCGGCTCTATGCCCTCGAGCAACATTCTCTTAAAGACTTCAATCGCATCACTTGGCCTATCCCACTGAGCATATCCTCCGATAACAGCAGTCCAAGAAATCAAATTCCTCTCAGGCATTCGCTCAAACAACTCCCGGGCACTCTCCAAACAGCCAGCCTTGGCATAACCAGTGATTATCGCATTCCACAGCGCAACAGACCCGCAATTCAATACATCAAACAGCTTCCGCGCATCGGAAAGGCACCCGCCCGAACAGTACATCCGAACAAGGGCCGTGGCCACGTGAGCGTCGGACTCCAACCCAATTCCTACACTCTGACAATGAATCTGTCTCCCCACGTCGATCGCAGACAGCTGAATCGCAGCTCTCAAAGCGAAAGGAAAAGAGTAAGAGTCGGGTCGCAGGCCCGAAGCCTGCATCCCGTCGAACAAACGAACGGCCCTCTCGGCAGAACCGGCGTCGGGAAGAGCCCTGACGACGCTGTTGTAGAGGTACAAATCGGGGTGGGCTGCGTGGTCGAAGACCGCCATTGCGTAATCGGAGAGACCCAGAGAGAAACACCGGCCGATGAAGCGGCCGAGAAGGACATTGTCGTGATCGAGGCCCCTCGGGACCATGAATCCATGGGTCTGGCGGAGGCGCTTGAGGTCGCCGCACTGGCGTAGCGAGGAGAGGAGAGACGGAGGCCGTGAAGAGGCGGCGGACGAGGAAGACGGCGATTTTGGGAGGAAGGGCCTGAGCATCTCGCTCTTCTCCGTTTGCGTTGGTTGGCTCCGCAAGAAATCTccacatcctcctcctccttcgcacGTCTAGCTTGGCCTCGCTGCCGTCGCCAACCCCACTCAACCATCACCGTCTCCCCCAAATCGCCATGGAATGTGCAGAAAACGGGAGGGGAAAATGAGGCAAACGGTCCTTAACTTTGGCCAGACTCTGGCCGCGCTCtctcaactttttaatttatttaaaatattaataaattttagcttaatatttgatgtaatttttgaatttttatttatttttttctatcgaATTATAATGATAAAGGACTCTAATTATTATTATGAGGCATACACGACCAATGGATTAAATGGATTCGATTTACGTGATGCAAAAACCGTACGATATTATTTTCCAGCAGAAACCTCATATCTAAacagttcttgaatttttccatgaaaatgtAAGTTGCACACCTCCTAACCACTTGCATagttctgcttttttttttttttttgtgtatgtcCAAAAGCTCATTCACATATATTTCTAAGTAAAGCCTTACTTTCGAAAGAAAACCAAATTGGCATTTCTTGCGAATCCATTCTTCACATCTAATTAGGGTTTgacttttcaattgattttgagcgttttcaataaatttgatgtaattatttttcttaaatgacacttttcttttttttaaagttgggACATAAGAACAATAGATGATGTGAAGTGCTCTCCGAGGATAAATTATGTATTTAATGTTCTCATAATTTCGCATAAATTCTCATGATTATGTTTTTC is a window from the Rhodamnia argentea isolate NSW1041297 chromosome 8, ASM2092103v1, whole genome shotgun sequence genome containing:
- the LOC115736759 gene encoding uncharacterized protein LOC115736759 isoform X1, translating into MKEALAVALMLLAALIPSASSSPTTGPAFLWSRHYERLSTDGIKELVNYQTISPKTLAKSILSKGGWSDFLCLGKKSQQPVDVALVFLGREHTLNFGILHMMHIVFPSIGHKVQSLDISANNHVDPALVDLLKVSFTRSNFSMAFPYVAAIEEETVETSLISGFTETCGQDLETSSIALLGSCSLQGDNYHKLSDLQSLNDYLASRKEKRPEGKADLVMFCHEASGLSPESEVLPSESEIFSELLLSMERSGQKFASLYVSRPYSSVQYPSLREVERFLAEGSAGNASPNSTCEGVCQIKSSLIEGLFVGLVLLVILISGLSCMMGIQTPTRFEVPQES
- the LOC115736759 gene encoding uncharacterized protein LOC115736759 isoform X2, which produces MKEALAVALMLLAALIPSASSSPTTGPAFLWSRHYERLSTDGIKELVNYQTISPKTLAKSILSKGGWSDFLCLGKKSQQPVDVALVFLGRETLNFGILHMMHIVFPSIGHKVQSLDISANNHVDPALVDLLKVSFTRSNFSMAFPYVAAIEEETVETSLISGFTETCGQDLETSSIALLGSCSLQGDNYHKLSDLQSLNDYLASRKEKRPEGKADLVMFCHEASGLSPESEVLPSESEIFSELLLSMERSGQKFASLYVSRPYSSVQYPSLREVERFLAEGSAGNASPNSTCEGVCQIKSSLIEGLFVGLVLLVILISGLSCMMGIQTPTRFEVPQES
- the LOC115736759 gene encoding uncharacterized protein LOC115736759 isoform X3, whose protein sequence is MKEALAVALMLLAALIPSASSSPTTGPAFLWSRHYERLSTDGIKELVNYQTISPKTLAKSILSKGGWSDFLCLGKKSQQPVDVALVFLGREVQSLDISANNHVDPALVDLLKVSFTRSNFSMAFPYVAAIEEETVETSLISGFTETCGQDLETSSIALLGSCSLQGDNYHKLSDLQSLNDYLASRKEKRPEGKADLVMFCHEASGLSPESEVLPSESEIFSELLLSMERSGQKFASLYVSRPYSSVQYPSLREVERFLAEGSAGNASPNSTCEGVCQIKSSLIEGLFVGLVLLVILISGLSCMMGIQTPTRFEVPQES
- the LOC115736806 gene encoding pentatricopeptide repeat-containing protein At5g56310, with protein sequence MLRPFLPKSPSSSSAASSRPPSLLSSLRQCGDLKRLRQTHGFMVPRGLDHDNVLLGRFIGRCFSLGLSDYAMAVFDHAAHPDLYLYNSVVRALPDAGSAERAVRLFDGMQASGLRPDSYSFPFALRAAIQLSAIDVGRQIHCQSVGIGLESDAHVATALVRMYCSGGCLSDARKLFDVLNCGSVALWNAIITGYAKAGCLESARELFERMPERNLISWTAVIGGYAQWDRPSDAIEVFKRMLLEGIEPDEVSMLAALSACTQLGSLALGEWIDSYINKRGLNRTVQLNNALIDTFAKSGSIGKALQVFEGMTGKSVVSWTTIIAGLAMHGRGREALEMFSRMERAKLKPNEITFTAVLSACSHSGMVKLGRGFFAMMPSRYGIDPKIEQYGCMIDLLGRRGYLQDAEQLVKGMPFEANAAIWGSLLAASNIYGDPDLGEQALQQLIHLEPENSGNFSLLSNIYAGLGRWNESRSIRKAMRMTGTEKMPGKSSIELNDKVHEFAADDLSNHPADVINEVLHTINGQMRADEGPEEIV